Proteins encoded within one genomic window of Episyrphus balteatus chromosome 1, idEpiBalt1.1, whole genome shotgun sequence:
- the LOC129910301 gene encoding uncharacterized protein LOC129910301: MKVLKYAGNTSNLYDHLRRRHTGFLPNTASDSQVEAIENERPSSSGSNNASSINASLNTINRNTIATPQRTDSSDGTVQPRKKCLQTKLVLEDKRLATTINNQGFLEYSKKMQPLYHVPNRKLLSNTMIQEKFDEVVRKHKTMFQTISNAAVTTDMWASDSNRAFLSVTCHFIFKNKIYSAVLETKEVPERHTAENIGNILMNILQEWCILTKVVTIVSDNGANIKKTICDVLKKPHHPCIAHTLNLCVTDAIKNNLDISLMLLK, encoded by the exons ATGAAGGTTTTAAAATATGCGGGAAACACCTCAAATCTGTATGATCATTTACGTCGAAGGCATACTGGATTTTTACCAAACACAGCGTCTGATTCTCAAGTTGAAGCCATTGAAAACGAAAGACCATCTTCTTCGGGGTCAAATAATGCATCGTCAATAAATGCAAGTTTGAATACTATAAATAGAAATACCATTGCTACTCCACAAAGGACTGATTCGTCAGATGGCACAGTTCAACCAAGAAAAAAATGCTTGCAAACAAAATTGGTCCTAGAAGATAAAC GACTTGCAACCACTATCAATAACCAAGGATTTTTagaatattccaaaaaaatgcaGCCATTATACCATGTCCCAAACCGAAAGCTTTTATCGAATACCATGATTCAAGAAAAATTCGATGAAGTTGTGCGAAAACATAAAACAATGTTCCAGACCATTTCCAATGCCGCAGTGACTACAGATATGTGGGCTTCGGATAGCAATAGAGCGTTTTTAAGCGTAACGTGccactttattttcaaaaataaaatttattcagcAGTACTAGAAACAAAAGAAGTGCCAGAAAGGCACACTGCTGAAAATATTGGTAATATATTGATGAATATTTTGCAAGAATGGTGCATTTTAACGAAAGTTGTAACTATAGTAAGTGACAACGGAGCAAACATCAAAAAAACTATATGCGACGTCTTGAAAAAACCACACCATCCATGTATTGCTCATACATTAAATTTATGCGTGACTGACGCTATAAAAAACAATCTAGACATATCCCTCatgcttttaaaataa